A stretch of Geobacter sp. DNA encodes these proteins:
- a CDS encoding NAD(P)H-binding protein, with protein sequence MYAITGATGNIGSKVADILLDRGERVRLIGRDAGRLQRFVDKGAEAAVGDLKDTPFLSKAFKGTTAVFAMIPPNVATVYFRAYQNEVGTSIATAIVNAGVPYVVNLSSQGADLPGGTGPIVGLRDQEARLNGLEGVHVLHLRCTFFMENLLAQVRFILERGYAGLALRGDQPIAMIATKDIAARVVKHLVTRDYSGKTVRDLLGQRDLTLNGAIAILGRRIGRPDLKYVQLPSEEAARWMVSQGVSSDVSRLFVEMSRGLNDGIFAVGLQRTAENTTPTRIEEFADTFAAAYEAATLRHAA encoded by the coding sequence ATGTACGCCATTACCGGAGCAACGGGCAACATAGGAAGCAAGGTAGCCGATATTCTGCTGGACAGGGGTGAGAGGGTGCGGTTGATCGGCAGGGATGCAGGCAGGCTGCAGCGGTTCGTGGATAAAGGGGCCGAGGCGGCGGTGGGGGATCTGAAGGACACGCCGTTTCTGAGCAAGGCCTTTAAGGGTACCACCGCGGTATTCGCCATGATCCCCCCCAACGTGGCGACCGTCTATTTCCGTGCCTACCAGAATGAGGTCGGCACGAGCATTGCCACTGCCATCGTCAACGCCGGGGTCCCCTACGTGGTGAACCTGAGCAGTCAGGGGGCAGATCTTCCCGGAGGTACGGGGCCGATCGTCGGTCTCCGTGACCAGGAGGCCCGACTCAACGGGCTTGAAGGGGTGCATGTCCTTCATCTCCGCTGCACCTTCTTCATGGAGAACCTGCTCGCCCAGGTCCGGTTCATTCTCGAACGGGGCTATGCGGGATTGGCGCTGCGCGGCGACCAGCCGATCGCCATGATCGCCACCAAGGACATCGCGGCACGGGTCGTCAAGCACCTCGTCACACGGGACTATAGCGGCAAGACGGTGAGGGACCTGCTCGGCCAGCGCGATCTCACGCTGAACGGAGCGATCGCCATACTCGGCCGGCGGATCGGCCGGCCCGACCTCAAGTACGTGCAGCTTCCCAGCGAGGAGGCTGCCAGGTGGATGGTGTCGCAGGGGGTCAGTTCCGATGTGAGCAGGCTCTTTGTCGAGATGAGCCGGGGGCTGAACGACGGGATTTTTGCCGTCGGCCTGCAGCGGACCGCTGAAAATACCACACCCACGCGTATCGAGGAGTTTGCCGATACCTTTGCTGCAGCATACGAAGCCGCAACACTGCGGCATGCCGCGTAA
- a CDS encoding PAS domain S-box protein, whose amino-acid sequence MSLLSEPTISLIKSRIRIFVGIVLAAVVAISAWSIVTEYRNTITTAERQASGYAQALSEHTESSFAEADRVVKDVIHEIGRAGGIRHMPQRELYDILQRQGGGAPQIGSLFMADASGLMFINSLAFPSRQINVADREYYRHYRENPGAGLYISKPVMSRLVGRWRFNLIRPLLGPDKEFAGLMAVAFEVEYFKRFFSESSLGPRGRVLLIRDDGAPLVFVPYVDRAYEADFRSSQLFRTWLPKAATGTFHLEKGLLDKTPHIVSYKRLNRFPIIAVVSLHRDDVLKPWSRKAYLQVAVTFALCTVICVLTLLMFRHLDRLESAQDGLRRQQELLRIKAAQIDAANDAILQVDLTGRLVHFNQALCRITGYSAEELTGIRLHDIVHAEFAGQIEGNLQRIREHGEATLESGYIAKDGGLIPIEANAHIMESNGEPFILSIARDVRERKRAESREQGRLSILEEMATGAGLGDLLAQIVTFVEQQCPGALCSVLLADEGGRQLLHAAAPNLPDEYNRAVHGLKIGQGMGSCGTAAHLKKRVVVEDICGHPYWKGFKPALDHGFRACWSQPILSSEGEILGTFAIYYREPRLPDDAEISLIESAAHLSSIAIGRFRDEERRKHLEDQLRQIQKIEAIGQLAGGIAHDFNNLLTPILIYSEMIKMGLPEDAPQVKKADGILKAAHKARELTQKLLSFGRRQMLDIHPVDLNEVIESFHDILRRTIRENIGIQVGLSTGRAIVMADRSQIEQILLNLAINAQDAIAGNGRITIETGQVLLDDEYARLHPGMRTGKHILLSITDTGCGMDDATLSRIFEPFFTTKGVGHGTGLGLATVYGVIKQHEGYIDVRSTVGAGTTFSIYLPVSTHPLGSGTGNEADGGIVTSTTVATNRTILVVEDNEMVRTMVVELLMAAGFRVMVAETPELALEMALAPADAIDLLVTDVIMPGMNGQELYERLLESRPHLPVLFISGYTNDLVVHNGMLEEGINFLQKPFTIEQFMAKVRLAIA is encoded by the coding sequence ATCTCCTTGTTGTCCGAACCGACCATCAGCCTCATCAAGAGCAGGATCAGAATCTTCGTCGGTATCGTCCTGGCTGCGGTCGTCGCCATATCGGCCTGGAGCATCGTTACCGAATACCGGAATACCATCACCACGGCCGAAAGGCAGGCCTCTGGGTATGCACAGGCTTTGAGCGAGCATACGGAGAGCTCCTTTGCCGAGGCTGACCGGGTGGTCAAGGACGTCATTCATGAAATCGGGAGGGCTGGCGGCATCCGACATATGCCGCAGCGCGAACTGTACGACATCCTGCAGCGCCAGGGAGGAGGAGCCCCCCAGATCGGTTCGCTGTTTATGGCCGACGCCTCGGGGCTGATGTTCATCAACTCCCTGGCGTTCCCCTCCAGGCAGATCAATGTGGCCGACCGCGAATATTACCGGCATTACCGCGAGAATCCGGGCGCGGGCCTCTACATCAGCAAGCCGGTCATGAGCCGTCTCGTCGGCCGCTGGCGCTTTAACCTCATCCGGCCGCTCTTGGGACCGGACAAGGAATTTGCCGGCTTGATGGCCGTTGCTTTTGAGGTCGAGTATTTCAAGCGCTTCTTCAGCGAATCCAGTCTCGGGCCCCGCGGCAGGGTGCTATTGATCCGCGACGACGGTGCGCCGCTGGTCTTCGTGCCTTACGTGGACAGGGCGTACGAGGCGGATTTCCGCTCTTCTCAGCTGTTCCGCACTTGGCTGCCCAAGGCTGCAACCGGCACCTTCCATCTGGAGAAGGGGTTGCTGGACAAGACCCCGCATATTGTCTCCTACAAGCGTCTGAACCGTTTCCCTATCATTGCGGTCGTATCCCTGCACCGCGACGACGTGCTGAAGCCCTGGTCCCGCAAGGCGTACCTGCAGGTGGCGGTCACGTTTGCCCTCTGCACGGTCATCTGTGTCCTGACCCTGCTCATGTTCCGCCACCTGGACAGGCTGGAAAGCGCCCAGGACGGGCTGCGCCGGCAGCAGGAGCTGCTCAGGATCAAGGCCGCCCAGATCGATGCGGCCAACGATGCCATCCTGCAGGTCGATCTCACGGGGCGCCTGGTTCATTTCAACCAGGCGCTCTGTCGCATCACCGGTTACAGCGCCGAAGAACTGACAGGGATCCGCTTGCATGACATCGTGCACGCAGAGTTTGCGGGACAGATCGAGGGGAACCTGCAGAGAATCAGGGAGCATGGCGAGGCAACCCTCGAATCGGGATATATTGCCAAGGATGGCGGTCTGATCCCGATCGAGGCCAATGCCCACATCATGGAGAGCAACGGCGAGCCCTTCATCCTCAGCATCGCCCGTGACGTGCGGGAACGGAAACGGGCCGAGTCGCGCGAACAGGGACGCCTGTCGATCCTGGAAGAGATGGCGACCGGAGCGGGTCTGGGGGATCTGCTTGCCCAGATCGTCACCTTTGTCGAGCAGCAGTGTCCGGGTGCGCTCTGTTCAGTTCTGCTCGCCGACGAGGGGGGGCGTCAGCTCCTTCATGCCGCCGCTCCCAACCTGCCGGACGAGTACAACCGGGCCGTGCACGGACTGAAAATAGGGCAAGGGATGGGATCGTGCGGTACTGCGGCCCATCTGAAGAAACGGGTGGTGGTGGAGGATATCTGCGGCCACCCCTACTGGAAAGGGTTCAAGCCTGCCCTTGACCATGGGTTCAGGGCCTGCTGGTCCCAGCCGATTCTCTCCTCTGAGGGGGAAATTCTCGGGACCTTCGCGATCTACTACCGCGAGCCGCGCCTGCCGGATGATGCGGAAATCAGCCTGATCGAATCGGCTGCCCACCTGTCGAGCATCGCCATTGGCCGTTTCAGGGACGAGGAACGGAGAAAGCACCTGGAAGACCAGCTGCGGCAGATCCAGAAGATCGAGGCCATCGGACAGCTGGCCGGCGGGATTGCCCATGATTTCAACAACCTGCTGACGCCGATCCTGATCTATTCGGAAATGATCAAGATGGGCCTGCCCGAAGATGCGCCCCAGGTCAAGAAGGCGGATGGCATCCTGAAGGCGGCCCACAAGGCCAGGGAACTCACCCAGAAACTGCTCTCTTTCGGCCGCAGGCAGATGCTCGACATCCATCCGGTCGACCTGAACGAGGTCATCGAGTCGTTCCATGATATCCTGCGCCGGACCATCCGGGAGAACATCGGCATCCAGGTGGGCCTCTCCACGGGGCGTGCCATTGTCATGGCCGACCGGAGCCAGATCGAGCAGATCCTCCTCAACCTGGCCATCAACGCCCAGGACGCCATTGCCGGGAATGGCCGTATCACCATAGAAACCGGCCAGGTGCTACTCGACGACGAATATGCCCGTCTGCATCCCGGCATGCGGACCGGAAAGCATATCCTGCTCTCCATTACCGACACCGGCTGCGGCATGGATGATGCCACCCTTTCGCGCATCTTCGAGCCCTTTTTCACCACCAAGGGGGTTGGCCATGGCACGGGCCTCGGCCTGGCAACCGTTTACGGCGTCATCAAGCAGCATGAAGGGTACATTGACGTCAGAAGCACGGTCGGTGCCGGCACCACGTTCTCCATCTACCTCCCGGTGAGCACGCACCCGCTCGGCTCCGGCACAGGCAATGAAGCGGACGGGGGCATTGTCACATCGACGACTGTAGCGACAAACCGGACGATCCTCGTGGTCGAGGACAACGAGATGGTCCGTACCATGGTTGTCGAACTGCTCATGGCTGCCGGATTCCGTGTCATGGTGGCAGAAACGCCGGAACTGGCTCTGGAGATGGCGTTGGCGCCCGCTGATGCCATCGATCTGCTGGTGACCGACGTGATCATGCCCGGCATGAATGGTCAGGAACTGTACGAGCGGCTGCTGGAATCGCGGCCCCACCTGCCGGTCCTTTTCATCTCCGGCTATACCAACGACCTGGTCGTCCACAACGGCATGCTGGAGGAGGGGATCAATTTCCTGCAGAAGCCGTTTACCATCGAGCAGTTCATGGCCAAGGTGCGCCTGGCCATTGCATAG
- a CDS encoding (p)ppGpp synthetase, producing MPSLDFEQEKIAFRKYYDGNQKFFAEAKNAYIRIISALIKRFDVGEVTKIEGRVKDKEECIKKFHRKYQRKLEADEQPYEIKDFISDLIGIRIVCLYEDQIPVLSEVLQRNFNILDVTDKISAVESTEDSFGYKGLHMDLALNDEMASQPKYQPYADCAFEVQIRSLIQDAWSVLDHKIKYKKSIPIDLKRRINVLSALFELADREFKEIRNATTELMQQATVAPISDPPDDAREAAGQEAAASAKSVNAFNFLRVAGHFFRDFEFEDFKVDDFVQDILKLDSGFQKSDLHKCLNEKLKIVRDYRDHFMAENPDKTFSPYTSIRHCLYLYDQDVFERILSKGARERFTAWLKASRG from the coding sequence ATGCCCTCTCTGGATTTTGAACAGGAAAAGATCGCCTTCAGGAAATACTACGACGGCAACCAGAAGTTTTTTGCCGAAGCCAAGAATGCCTATATCCGCATCATCAGCGCACTGATCAAGCGTTTTGACGTGGGAGAGGTGACCAAGATTGAAGGCAGGGTCAAGGACAAAGAGGAGTGCATCAAGAAGTTTCACCGGAAATACCAGCGTAAGCTCGAAGCCGACGAACAGCCCTACGAGATCAAGGATTTCATATCCGACCTGATCGGCATCCGGATTGTCTGCCTCTACGAAGACCAGATCCCGGTCCTGTCGGAGGTGTTGCAGCGGAACTTCAATATCCTCGACGTCACCGACAAGATATCGGCGGTGGAGAGCACCGAGGATTCCTTCGGTTACAAAGGGCTGCACATGGACCTGGCCCTGAACGACGAGATGGCTTCCCAGCCGAAGTACCAGCCGTATGCGGACTGCGCCTTCGAGGTGCAGATCCGGTCCCTGATCCAGGACGCCTGGAGCGTGCTGGATCACAAGATCAAATACAAGAAATCGATCCCCATCGACCTGAAGCGGAGAATCAATGTCCTTTCGGCCCTGTTCGAGCTGGCCGACCGGGAATTCAAGGAGATCCGCAATGCCACCACGGAACTGATGCAGCAGGCGACGGTGGCGCCGATCAGCGATCCACCCGATGACGCCCGCGAGGCGGCAGGGCAGGAGGCAGCGGCCAGCGCAAAATCGGTCAATGCCTTCAATTTCCTCCGTGTCGCCGGCCATTTCTTCAGGGATTTCGAATTCGAGGACTTCAAGGTCGACGATTTCGTCCAGGACATCCTGAAGCTGGACAGCGGCTTCCAGAAGTCCGATTTACATAAATGCTTGAACGAAAAGCTGAAAATCGTCAGGGATTATCGCGACCATTTCATGGCGGAAAACCCTGACAAAACCTTCAGCCCCTATACCTCGATCAGGCACTGCCTCTACCTCTACGATCAGGATGTCTTCGAGCGGATTCTGTCCAAAGGGGCGCGAGAGCGTTTTACCGCCTGGTTGAAGGCATCCCGTGGATAG
- a CDS encoding DUF3553 domain-containing protein, whose amino-acid sequence MIIKRGTVVSHAGAVEWGVGKVMEVTDLKATIQFSDGIVRKIAASHYPTLQPGDSALFVPLPESVPEVKVRATPKRRVKVKEVVA is encoded by the coding sequence ATGATTATCAAACGAGGTACCGTAGTGAGTCACGCTGGAGCGGTTGAATGGGGAGTCGGCAAGGTTATGGAGGTGACCGACCTCAAAGCGACGATCCAGTTCAGTGACGGAATTGTCAGGAAGATTGCCGCTTCCCATTACCCGACCCTGCAACCGGGCGATTCGGCTTTATTCGTCCCGCTTCCCGAAAGCGTGCCTGAGGTTAAGGTCCGGGCGACTCCCAAGAGGCGGGTAAAGGTGAAAGAAGTGGTTGCGTGA